One segment of Nostoc flagelliforme CCNUN1 DNA contains the following:
- a CDS encoding efflux RND transporter periplasmic adaptor subunit: MILDMNKPHKQVKITDPVAANQLINIQLNSVVDTEVAIPGVVTERSRSAGWAYADLKSRLLANSTSATGEKGEKENYLFSSTSVRSLFISCLVGIGLLTASCGSLPKESADAQSQTRGSRVGGGATPVDVAIARTELLEKQPEYTGNTTPFRIVSVRSQVEARLLALNLDVGDTVKLGQNVGQLDAAILSTELKQAEAELAALKSEVARATNQVSNARAEVERARLEVVQAQADSERQQRLFKAGAIAEQTAQQARTQAKTAAQALRAAQEQVRTEQQAVAAAQGRVLAQQALVAQTKERSSYARLTSPINGIVTEKVTEPGNLLQAGSEVLKIGDFNRVKVVVQVSELELAQIQVGQSVQVRLDAFPDQALIGRVTRISPAADATARLIPVEVVIPNTQGKIGSGLLARVNFENQTQQRVVVPQTAIQKQAGTKNSKGTGETPTNVQQSSPGNTSGIAKANSQDRSGEIFVVIDTEGKTKVTARAVMLGKRADGRVEILSGLQTGERYVVRSGKPLKEGDTVSLSILSEKQ, translated from the coding sequence ATGATTTTGGATATGAATAAGCCGCACAAGCAGGTGAAAATAACAGATCCGGTAGCCGCCAACCAGCTCATTAATATCCAGTTAAATTCAGTTGTGGATACTGAGGTAGCTATACCTGGGGTGGTCACTGAGCGCAGCCGAAGTGCGGGCTGGGCCTACGCAGATTTAAAGAGTAGACTTCTTGCAAACAGCACTAGTGCAACAGGTGAAAAAGGTGAAAAAGAAAATTACTTGTTTTCCTCTACCTCTGTAAGAAGTTTATTTATTTCTTGTTTAGTAGGTATAGGCCTGTTGACGGCAAGTTGCGGCTCGTTACCCAAAGAATCAGCAGATGCACAATCTCAGACTCGTGGTAGTAGGGTAGGCGGTGGTGCAACACCTGTAGATGTGGCGATCGCTCGAACTGAATTGCTCGAAAAACAACCAGAATATACAGGTAATACAACACCCTTTCGGATTGTATCAGTGCGATCGCAGGTAGAAGCCCGGTTGTTGGCTTTGAACCTTGATGTGGGCGATACGGTAAAGCTTGGGCAGAACGTCGGGCAGTTAGATGCTGCCATACTTTCGACCGAATTAAAGCAAGCAGAAGCAGAACTAGCAGCTCTTAAATCAGAAGTAGCTAGAGCAACCAATCAAGTAAGCAATGCCCGTGCAGAAGTTGAACGGGCGCGGTTAGAAGTGGTACAAGCTCAGGCAGACTCAGAACGGCAGCAGAGGTTGTTCAAAGCTGGAGCGATCGCTGAACAAACTGCCCAACAAGCGCGTACTCAGGCAAAAACAGCTGCCCAGGCACTGCGGGCAGCCCAAGAGCAGGTTCGTACAGAACAGCAAGCCGTCGCTGCCGCCCAAGGTAGAGTATTGGCCCAGCAGGCATTGGTTGCTCAAACCAAAGAGCGCAGTTCTTACGCTCGGCTGACATCCCCCATCAATGGTATAGTCACAGAAAAGGTGACAGAACCCGGCAACCTTCTGCAAGCAGGTAGCGAAGTCTTAAAAATTGGCGATTTTAACCGTGTCAAAGTCGTAGTGCAAGTTTCCGAATTAGAACTGGCACAAATTCAGGTTGGGCAGTCTGTACAAGTCCGCTTAGATGCCTTCCCCGATCAAGCATTAATTGGCAGAGTTACGCGCATTTCCCCTGCTGCCGATGCCACAGCTCGCTTGATACCTGTAGAAGTAGTGATTCCCAACACTCAAGGGAAAATTGGTAGTGGACTACTGGCGCGAGTCAATTTTGAAAACCAGACACAACAACGCGTAGTCGTGCCGCAAACAGCTATTCAGAAACAAGCAGGCACTAAGAACTCCAAGGGTACAGGGGAGACGCCAACAAATGTACAGCAGTCTTCCCCAGGTAACACATCTGGGATAGCAAAGGCAAATTCACAAGACCGAAGTGGGGAAATATTTGTAGTCATTGACACAGAAGGCAAAACCAAGGTAACAGCACGAGCCGTAATGTTGGGAAAAAGGGCTGATGGGAGAGTGGAAATTTTATCCGGTTTGCAAACGGGAGAGCGCTATGTTGTTCGTAGTGGTAAGCCGTTAAAAGAAGGTGACACTGTAAGTCTTTCAATTCTTTCAGAAAAGCAATAG
- a CDS encoding efflux RND transporter permease subunit translates to MQQANNNNGNGGFSLSAIAIRQHIGTFMLTVAVIVIGVFFLTTIQVDLLPAITYPRIGVRLEAPGISPEVAVDEITKPLEEALRATENVVQVFSRTREGQVSLDLYFQPGGDIDQALNDATAAFNRGRGQLPDTIEEPRLFKVDPSQLPVYELALTSASLPGKDLRVFADEELTRELSVVPGVASVDVSGGAEEEVRVLVDLNRLQALGVGLNDVLDELTARNQDTSGGRILGQNSEPLTRTVGRFQNAKEIENLSIEVSSSSPASPTSSASPASSTSPAPSRRVYLRDFAEVIDDTEDQRLFVYLNRQPAVKFSIQKQPEANTITVVDAVKRRIEQLRQSGLIPADMTLSPTTDESVFIRNSLNDVIFSGISGALLAAAAVLLFLGSFRQTLIISLTIPLCTLAAIALMRIFGLTLNVFSLAGLTLGVGQAIDTSVVILENISEKAGMTPNQKEMEGEGQRRNSKFFIDSAINASQEVESALIAATGANLVSVVPFLLIGGFIALLFNELILTISFAVAASLVVAITVVPMLSSRLLGIRWSSRISEFWLLRQFNHRFEDATRGYSNFLTKVLRYRLLVVIAALVILGGSSFFMFGQIPQEILPRISTGQATLRAQFPPGTPLATSEKVMQIVDDILLKQPETESAFTTVGGSLFGSNTTENPLRASSTINLKPGTDVEAFVKKVTQEFNKLNLAGILLRLNPGQVRGLILNNSPVQGSDVDVILQGENEENLTQAGAQVLEALQERAKLATFRPDADPRQPEIQIRPDWERVSALGLSAQQIGATVQTAIEGSVPTQIQRGNRLVDVRVQLNKEAIARPSQLEQLPLFTENNQLIRLSDVANIQEGQAPGEVQRINQRQAFIVAGNLTEGASLGEALAEINEVLQDVDLPDGVSIVPSSAQETNQQLQDALKTLGALATFLIFVVMAVQYNSLIDPLVIMFTVPLALAGGLFGLYITQTAIGATVIVGVVLLVGIVVNAGILMVELANQIRDEIGCTRQIAIMKAAPQRLRPIIMTTITTILGLFPLALGIGEGSEFLQPLGIVVFFGMAIATMLTLFIIPCFYILLHDLLGGNWAKPVLIWLRGFTKKLI, encoded by the coding sequence ATGCAACAGGCGAACAATAATAATGGCAATGGCGGATTTAGTCTTAGTGCGATCGCTATCCGCCAACACATTGGCACATTCATGCTCACTGTAGCAGTAATTGTCATTGGGGTATTTTTTCTCACCACGATCCAAGTCGATCTGCTACCGGCTATTACCTATCCGCGAATTGGCGTCCGGCTAGAAGCCCCTGGTATCTCACCAGAAGTAGCAGTAGATGAAATCACCAAACCCTTAGAAGAAGCTTTACGGGCAACCGAGAATGTAGTGCAAGTTTTTTCCCGCACCCGTGAAGGGCAGGTAAGCCTCGATTTATACTTCCAACCAGGGGGCGATATTGACCAAGCCCTAAACGATGCTACTGCTGCTTTTAACCGAGGTCGAGGACAACTACCAGATACGATAGAGGAGCCGCGCTTATTTAAAGTCGATCCTTCGCAATTGCCGGTTTATGAATTGGCATTGACATCTGCTTCTTTGCCAGGTAAAGATTTACGCGTATTTGCTGATGAAGAGTTAACGCGCGAACTCAGTGTCGTGCCGGGAGTCGCTTCAGTCGATGTATCTGGTGGTGCAGAAGAAGAAGTACGAGTGCTTGTTGACTTGAACCGATTGCAAGCTTTGGGTGTCGGGTTAAATGATGTCTTAGATGAATTAACAGCCCGTAACCAAGATACTTCTGGTGGTCGGATTCTGGGGCAAAATTCCGAGCCATTGACTCGGACTGTAGGACGTTTCCAAAATGCCAAGGAAATTGAAAACCTCTCTATAGAAGTTTCCTCCTCTTCCCCTGCTTCTCCTACCTCCTCTGCCTCCCCTGCCTCTTCTACCTCCCCTGCACCTTCTCGCCGCGTTTATTTGCGAGACTTTGCGGAGGTAATTGATGATACAGAAGACCAGCGACTATTTGTTTACCTGAATCGTCAGCCGGCGGTGAAATTTTCAATTCAAAAGCAGCCTGAAGCCAACACAATTACCGTTGTAGATGCTGTGAAGCGGCGAATTGAACAATTACGACAATCGGGTTTAATTCCAGCAGATATGACTTTGAGTCCCACTACAGATGAATCTGTTTTTATCCGCAATTCTTTAAATGATGTCATCTTTTCGGGGATTTCTGGGGCATTGTTAGCAGCAGCAGCAGTGTTGTTATTTTTGGGATCATTCAGGCAAACATTGATTATCAGTTTGACGATTCCATTGTGTACTCTGGCAGCGATCGCTCTGATGAGAATATTTGGCTTGACTTTGAATGTGTTTAGTTTAGCAGGTTTGACATTAGGAGTCGGTCAAGCAATTGATACATCCGTTGTGATCCTAGAAAACATTTCTGAAAAAGCGGGGATGACTCCCAATCAAAAAGAGATGGAGGGAGAGGGGCAAAGGAGAAATTCAAAATTCTTTATTGACAGTGCCATTAATGCTTCCCAAGAAGTAGAATCTGCTTTAATTGCTGCTACAGGTGCTAACTTAGTTTCTGTAGTACCATTCCTCTTAATTGGCGGCTTTATTGCACTGCTATTTAATGAACTGATTCTGACAATTAGCTTCGCAGTAGCAGCATCCCTTGTCGTCGCGATCACAGTAGTGCCGATGCTGTCTTCTCGACTCTTGGGAATTCGCTGGTCTAGTCGAATCAGTGAATTTTGGCTGCTTAGACAGTTTAATCACCGATTTGAAGATGCTACACGGGGATACAGTAATTTCTTAACCAAGGTTTTACGCTATCGACTCCTCGTCGTTATCGCTGCTTTGGTAATTTTAGGGGGCAGCAGCTTCTTTATGTTTGGTCAAATTCCCCAAGAAATTTTACCCCGCATCAGTACTGGTCAAGCTACCTTGAGAGCGCAGTTTCCTCCCGGTACACCTTTAGCAACTTCTGAGAAAGTTATGCAAATTGTCGATGACATTTTGCTCAAACAACCAGAAACTGAGTCTGCTTTCACAACTGTGGGTGGTTCTTTGTTTGGTAGCAATACTACAGAAAATCCTTTACGTGCCAGCAGTACTATCAATCTAAAACCAGGCACAGATGTTGAAGCTTTCGTCAAAAAAGTAACTCAGGAATTTAACAAACTCAACTTAGCAGGAATTCTGCTACGCCTCAACCCTGGACAGGTGCGGGGTTTAATTTTGAATAATTCTCCAGTGCAAGGGTCAGACGTTGACGTGATTCTGCAAGGTGAGAATGAAGAAAACTTAACGCAAGCAGGCGCGCAAGTGCTGGAAGCATTACAAGAAAGGGCAAAATTAGCGACATTCCGACCAGATGCTGACCCCCGACAACCGGAAATCCAAATTCGCCCCGACTGGGAACGAGTTTCGGCTTTAGGGTTGAGCGCTCAACAAATTGGTGCAACAGTTCAAACAGCAATTGAAGGTTCAGTTCCTACGCAAATTCAACGCGGTAATCGTTTAGTTGATGTGCGGGTGCAGCTAAATAAGGAAGCAATTGCGCGTCCTTCCCAGCTAGAACAATTACCCCTATTTACTGAAAACAATCAACTAATCCGCCTTTCAGATGTTGCGAACATTCAAGAAGGTCAAGCGCCTGGTGAGGTGCAACGGATTAATCAGCGCCAAGCTTTTATTGTGGCAGGTAATCTCACCGAGGGAGCTAGTCTTGGTGAAGCGCTCGCAGAAATCAACGAAGTACTCCAAGATGTAGACTTACCTGATGGCGTTTCAATTGTACCTAGTTCTGCCCAAGAAACTAATCAGCAACTTCAGGATGCTTTAAAAACTTTGGGGGCGTTGGCAACGTTCTTAATCTTTGTAGTTATGGCGGTACAATACAATTCCCTGATTGACCCATTGGTAATTATGTTCACCGTACCACTGGCATTAGCTGGAGGACTTTTTGGACTTTACATTACCCAAACTGCAATTGGCGCAACTGTAATTGTTGGTGTCGTCTTGCTCGTGGGAATTGTGGTTAACGCAGGGATTTTAATGGTAGAACTGGCGAACCAAATTCGGGATGAAATTGGTTGTACTCGCCAAATTGCCATCATGAAAGCTGCTCCTCAACGCTTGCGCCCAATTATCATGACTACAATCACTACTATTTTGGGACTGTTTCCTTTGGCATTGGGCATTGGCGAAGGTTCTGAATTTTTGCAGCCTTTAGGGATTGTAGTTTTCTTTGGGATGGCGATCGCTACAATGCTGACATTATTTATCATCCCCTGTTTTTATATTCTGCTGCACGATTTGCTAGGTGGGAATTGGGCGAAGCCAGTATTAATTTGGTTGCGTGGATTTACGAAAAAATTGATTTGA
- a CDS encoding glycosyltransferase family 4 protein, which produces MRIIHILNHVQEIGNGIVNVAVDLACLQAKSGYEVAVISAGGEYEKLLNICGVKHYQLDQTRKPISIIKAAGRYLAIAAEFQPDIVHAHMMTGVILARIFKGHKYALVSTVHNEFQRSSLLMGLADRVIAVSKAVRDSMARRGISENKLRVICNGTLGSPRTRQIQDYQPLPLQRPAIATVAGMYQRKGIAELIAAFEQIASDFPQAHLYLVGNGPDKQLFEAQAQATSVKERIHFEGFQAEPQRYLISCDIFVLASYRDPCPLVLSEAREAGTAIVGTQVDGIPEALDNGQAGLLVPAKDSNALAGVLVQLLSNGDMLHEWKQRANQNLQWLSVARVHQETLAVYRELITESER; this is translated from the coding sequence ATGCGAATCATCCATATTTTGAACCACGTTCAAGAAATAGGTAACGGGATTGTGAATGTGGCTGTGGATCTAGCTTGTTTACAAGCAAAATCTGGTTATGAGGTAGCGGTTATTTCTGCTGGTGGTGAATATGAGAAATTACTAAATATATGTGGTGTCAAACACTACCAACTAGACCAAACTAGGAAACCGATAAGTATTATTAAAGCAGCTGGGCGTTACCTGGCGATCGCAGCAGAATTTCAGCCGGATATTGTTCACGCCCACATGATGACGGGAGTCATCCTAGCCCGAATTTTTAAAGGTCATAAATATGCTTTAGTTTCCACAGTCCACAATGAATTTCAGCGTTCCAGTCTGCTGATGGGTTTAGCTGACAGGGTAATTGCTGTCAGTAAGGCTGTGCGAGATTCTATGGCACGACGCGGTATTTCCGAAAACAAGCTGCGGGTAATATGTAACGGAACTTTGGGCAGCCCCCGCACGCGACAAATACAAGATTATCAACCTTTACCATTACAACGTCCAGCGATCGCAACTGTAGCCGGGATGTATCAACGCAAGGGAATCGCTGAGTTAATTGCTGCATTTGAACAAATCGCCTCCGATTTTCCCCAAGCGCATCTTTATTTGGTTGGAAATGGCCCTGATAAACAACTATTTGAGGCACAGGCACAAGCAACTTCTGTAAAAGAACGCATCCATTTTGAAGGCTTCCAGGCGGAACCTCAACGCTATCTGATATCTTGTGACATATTTGTATTGGCTTCCTACCGCGATCCTTGCCCCCTAGTACTTTCGGAAGCTAGGGAAGCGGGAACTGCGATCGTTGGCACTCAAGTAGACGGGATTCCTGAAGCTTTGGACAATGGGCAAGCAGGACTTTTAGTGCCAGCAAAAGATAGTAATGCTTTGGCTGGGGTTTTAGTGCAATTACTGAGTAATGGCGATATGCTGCACGAATGGAAACAACGGGCAAATCAAAACCTACAATGGCTGAGTGTTGCCCGCGTCCATCAGGAAACACTAGCGGTGTATCGTGAATTAATTACAGAGTCAGAGCGTTAA
- a CDS encoding glycosyltransferase family 2 protein: MKFSVVISTYNRLNLLKRAIDSARNQTIECEVVVADDCSSDDTQTYLKSLGDKVVYHRNEVNLGHAATVNAGVAKASGDWIKFLDDDDYLAPNCIEEMIKAIALRPDAVISSCVAAQVDGNKVELSRTPQVGPGLAFYIPQADIHYGMLLELVPFGTPVQVASRRDAFLQTGGWDSTLDANCDDIDSWIRIAQFGDAIFLNQCLAYRTVWPGAYNQKFSLPRRLATNILMKEKIYALVDEQHRSKIPHFQDIKNYLKLHWTLVALKQKNLKSFLSMIDPSILSPQSWKFLLTAASSRRSQGNNSQIRKLVLIES, encoded by the coding sequence ATGAAATTTAGTGTCGTCATCAGTACCTATAATCGCTTAAATTTGCTCAAAAGAGCAATTGATTCGGCTCGTAACCAAACAATCGAATGTGAGGTAGTTGTTGCCGATGACTGTTCTTCTGACGATACTCAAACATATCTCAAAAGCTTAGGCGACAAGGTTGTTTACCATCGTAACGAAGTGAACCTTGGCCATGCAGCAACGGTAAATGCTGGAGTTGCCAAAGCTAGCGGCGACTGGATTAAGTTTTTAGATGATGACGACTATTTAGCACCTAACTGCATAGAAGAGATGATTAAGGCGATCGCACTTCGTCCCGATGCTGTAATCTCCTCTTGTGTGGCGGCTCAGGTGGATGGTAATAAAGTTGAACTCAGCCGCACCCCCCAGGTTGGCCCCGGTTTAGCTTTTTATATCCCACAAGCCGATATTCACTACGGTATGCTTTTAGAGCTTGTACCATTTGGCACGCCTGTACAAGTAGCTTCCCGACGTGATGCTTTCCTGCAAACAGGTGGTTGGGACTCTACACTCGATGCTAATTGTGATGATATCGATTCCTGGATTCGGATTGCCCAGTTTGGCGATGCTATTTTCCTTAATCAGTGTCTTGCTTACCGCACTGTTTGGCCAGGTGCGTATAATCAAAAGTTTTCTTTGCCTCGACGGTTAGCTACAAATATTTTGATGAAGGAAAAAATTTACGCCTTGGTGGATGAGCAACATCGCTCAAAAATTCCTCATTTTCAGGATATAAAAAATTACCTGAAACTTCATTGGACTTTAGTAGCATTGAAGCAAAAAAATCTCAAAAGTTTTCTTTCAATGATAGATCCTTCTATACTTTCTCCTCAGTCTTGGAAGTTTTTACTAACTGCTGCCTCATCACGCCGCTCTCAGGGAAACAATTCTCAGATTCGCAAACTTGTGTTGATTGAGTCGTAA
- the rplS gene encoding 50S ribosomal protein L19, translating to MSAQEIIRSIEAEQLKSNLPDIYVGDTVKVGVKIKEGEKYRVQPYEGVVIAKRNGGINETITVRKVFQGVGVERVFLLHSPRIDSIKVLRRGKVRRAKLYYLRDRVGKATRIKQRFDRPL from the coding sequence ATGAGCGCTCAAGAGATTATCCGCTCGATTGAAGCGGAACAGCTAAAATCGAATCTGCCCGACATTTATGTCGGCGACACCGTAAAAGTCGGAGTGAAAATCAAGGAAGGCGAAAAGTACCGCGTACAACCCTACGAGGGAGTAGTGATTGCCAAGCGCAATGGTGGCATCAACGAAACGATTACAGTCCGTAAGGTTTTTCAAGGTGTGGGCGTTGAACGGGTGTTTCTGTTGCATTCTCCCCGGATTGACAGCATCAAAGTATTACGTCGTGGTAAGGTACGCCGTGCTAAACTGTATTATCTCCGCGATCGCGTAGGTAAGGCAACCCGGATCAAGCAACGGTTTGACCGCCCTTTGTGA
- the secE gene encoding preprotein translocase subunit SecE: MAKKSEAELRETTNGFSFNNFIQGTKEELEKVVWPSRQQIVSESAAVLLMVALSASLIYLVDGLFAWAAKQVF; encoded by the coding sequence GTGGCCAAAAAAAGTGAAGCAGAATTGCGAGAAACCACAAATGGGTTTAGCTTTAACAACTTCATACAGGGAACCAAAGAAGAACTTGAAAAAGTAGTTTGGCCCAGTCGGCAACAAATAGTGAGCGAATCCGCCGCTGTGTTGTTAATGGTGGCACTCTCCGCATCTTTGATATACTTGGTCGATGGATTGTTTGCTTGGGCAGCTAAACAGGTGTTCTGA
- the nusG gene encoding transcription termination/antitermination protein NusG → MTFATDEPRNSMLQSEETAETAEAASKEARWYAVQVASGCEKRVKTNLEQRIQTFDVADKIVQVEIPQTPAVKIRKDGSRQHTEEKVFPGYVLVRMMMDDDTWQVVRNTSHVINFVGAEQKRGSSKGRGHVNPIPLSSSEVERIFKQTSEQEPVLKIDMATGDKIMVLSGPFKDFEGEVIEVSPERSKLKALLSIFGRDTPVELEFNQVEKQS, encoded by the coding sequence ATGACTTTTGCAACAGACGAACCGCGCAACTCTATGTTGCAGTCGGAGGAAACAGCAGAAACAGCAGAAGCAGCGTCAAAAGAAGCACGCTGGTATGCAGTGCAAGTAGCCTCAGGCTGTGAAAAACGTGTAAAGACTAACTTAGAGCAACGCATTCAAACTTTTGATGTAGCCGACAAAATTGTTCAGGTAGAAATTCCGCAAACGCCGGCAGTGAAAATCCGCAAAGATGGCAGTCGCCAGCATACAGAAGAAAAAGTTTTCCCTGGCTATGTTCTGGTGCGGATGATGATGGATGATGATACCTGGCAGGTGGTACGAAATACCTCCCATGTAATTAATTTTGTCGGTGCAGAACAAAAGCGTGGTAGCAGTAAGGGTCGCGGTCATGTGAACCCCATACCACTGAGTTCTTCAGAAGTCGAACGCATATTCAAACAAACCAGCGAACAAGAGCCGGTTCTCAAAATTGACATGGCCACTGGTGATAAAATAATGGTGCTTTCTGGCCCATTTAAAGATTTTGAAGGCGAGGTAATTGAAGTTTCTCCAGAACGGAGTAAACTTAAAGCCTTGCTCTCAATTTTCGGCAGGGATACACCAGTAGAACTGGAATTTAATCAGGTAGAGAAACAGAGTTAA
- the rplK gene encoding 50S ribosomal protein L11: MAKKVVAVIKLALNAGKANPAPPVGPALGQHGVNIMMFCKEYNAKTADQAGMVIPVEISVFEDRSFTFVLKTPPASVLIRKAAKVEKGSNEPNKKKVGSISKAQLQEIAQTKLPDLNANDIDAAMKIVAGTAKNMGVTITD; encoded by the coding sequence ATGGCGAAGAAAGTAGTGGCGGTCATTAAACTGGCCCTGAATGCTGGAAAAGCCAACCCAGCACCGCCAGTGGGGCCCGCCTTGGGTCAACATGGCGTTAACATCATGATGTTCTGCAAAGAGTACAACGCCAAAACAGCAGACCAAGCTGGAATGGTGATACCTGTAGAAATTTCGGTTTTTGAAGACCGGAGTTTTACATTTGTCCTTAAAACGCCACCAGCATCAGTGCTGATTCGGAAGGCGGCGAAAGTTGAAAAAGGCTCGAATGAACCCAACAAAAAGAAGGTTGGGTCAATTAGCAAAGCCCAATTGCAAGAAATAGCCCAAACGAAACTCCCCGACCTTAATGCCAACGACATAGACGCGGCAATGAAGATTGTGGCAGGAACGGCTAAAAATATGGGTGTAACAATCACGGATTAG
- the rplA gene encoding 50S ribosomal protein L1 — MPKISRRLQGLQAKVEDKDYQPLEALALLKDTATAKFTEAAEAHIRLGIDPKYTDQQLRTTVALPKGTGQIVRVAVIARGEKVNEASNAGADIVGSEELIDEIQKGRMDFDKLIATPDVMPQVAKLGKLLGPRGLMPSPKGGTVTFDLGSAIAEFKAGKLEFRADRTGIVHVMFGKATFSPEDLLVNLKALQETIDRNRPSGAKGRYWRTFYVSATMGPSIKIDVTALRDLKLSEAG; from the coding sequence ATGCCAAAAATATCGCGTCGTTTGCAAGGACTGCAAGCAAAAGTAGAAGATAAGGACTATCAGCCTTTAGAGGCTTTAGCCCTTCTCAAAGATACAGCAACAGCTAAATTTACCGAAGCTGCGGAAGCGCATATCCGGTTAGGAATTGACCCTAAGTATACAGACCAACAGTTGCGGACAACGGTAGCACTGCCCAAAGGTACAGGACAAATCGTCCGGGTGGCGGTGATAGCCAGAGGCGAAAAGGTCAACGAAGCAAGCAATGCTGGTGCTGATATAGTCGGTTCAGAAGAACTGATTGACGAAATCCAAAAAGGTAGAATGGATTTTGATAAGCTGATTGCCACACCTGATGTGATGCCACAGGTGGCAAAGTTGGGTAAATTGCTTGGGCCGCGTGGTTTGATGCCATCTCCCAAAGGTGGAACCGTAACATTTGATTTAGGAAGTGCGATCGCAGAATTCAAAGCTGGTAAATTAGAATTCCGAGCCGATCGAACTGGTATTGTCCATGTTATGTTTGGTAAGGCAACCTTCTCGCCTGAAGATTTGTTAGTCAACCTGAAGGCATTGCAGGAGACGATTGACCGTAACCGTCCTTCAGGAGCTAAAGGTCGTTATTGGCGCACATTTTATGTCTCAGCCACAATGGGGCCATCGATTAAAATTGATGTCACCGCCCTACGAGATTTGAAACTGAGCGAAGCAGGTTAA
- the rplJ gene encoding 50S ribosomal protein L10 yields MGRTLENKKEIVADLKETLSQSTLALVIDYQGLTVSEITDLRRRLRPSGTVCKVTKNTLMGIAIKDDEKWQPLSELLNGSSAFLLVKEDFSSAIKAYQEFQKVSKKTELRGGVLEGRLLKEPDVKVLGDLPSKEQLIAQIAGAINALATKIAVGINEVPGSLARALQAVADQEQSGGSTETAAVQDSSAETATEADSSTETAAE; encoded by the coding sequence ATGGGTAGAACACTAGAAAATAAAAAAGAAATAGTAGCTGACCTCAAAGAAACTTTGAGTCAGTCAACTCTGGCACTGGTAATTGACTATCAGGGGCTAACAGTTTCTGAAATCACAGACTTACGGCGGCGGCTGCGTCCTAGTGGCACTGTTTGTAAGGTGACGAAGAACACTCTAATGGGCATTGCCATTAAAGATGATGAAAAATGGCAGCCTTTGTCGGAATTGCTCAACGGTTCTTCCGCCTTTTTGCTGGTAAAAGAAGATTTTTCATCAGCAATTAAGGCATACCAAGAATTCCAAAAAGTCAGTAAGAAGACAGAACTTCGTGGTGGTGTACTGGAAGGTCGCCTACTCAAAGAACCTGATGTCAAGGTACTAGGAGACTTGCCATCTAAGGAACAACTCATCGCCCAAATTGCTGGGGCTATCAACGCCTTGGCTACCAAGATTGCTGTGGGTATCAACGAAGTTCCTGGTTCACTGGCTCGTGCTTTGCAGGCTGTGGCCGACCAAGAGCAAAGTGGTGGTAGCACCGAAACTGCTGCTGTCCAAGATAGCAGCGCCGAAACAGCTACTGAAGCTGATAGCAGCACCGAAACTGCTGCTGAATAG
- the rplL gene encoding 50S ribosomal protein L7/L12 — MSAATDQILEQLKTLSLLEASELVKQIEEAFGVSAAATSGVVFAGPTSGPAPAEEAVEQTEFEVILESVPADKKIAVLKIVRELTGLGLKEAKDLVEAAPKAVKEGIAKDAAEDAKKRIEEAGGKVTVK, encoded by the coding sequence ATGTCTGCTGCAACCGATCAAATTTTAGAACAACTAAAGACCCTTTCTTTGCTGGAAGCTTCTGAGTTAGTCAAGCAAATTGAAGAAGCTTTTGGCGTGAGTGCTGCTGCAACCTCTGGCGTAGTGTTCGCAGGCCCTACTAGTGGTCCTGCTCCGGCTGAAGAAGCTGTTGAGCAAACCGAGTTTGAAGTGATTCTCGAATCAGTACCAGCTGATAAGAAGATTGCCGTGCTGAAGATTGTCCGGGAATTGACTGGTTTGGGTCTGAAAGAAGCGAAAGACTTGGTAGAAGCTGCGCCCAAGGCAGTTAAAGAAGGTATTGCTAAGGATGCTGCTGAAGATGCTAAGAAGCGCATCGAAGAAGCTGGCGGTAAGGTGACTGTTAAGTAG
- a CDS encoding helix-turn-helix domain-containing protein, translating into MHLREVTYYMGARLRVFLTREQDRTLLNLRTLEVSQKVKDRAEVIRLNAHGWYVEKIAAHFDWDEQTVRDVLHKWRKYGLEGLWELPGRVERRKADYWLQRNSRLHAMVHG; encoded by the coding sequence ATGCATCTACGTGAGGTAACTTATTATATGGGCGCTCGTTTGAGGGTATTTTTAACTCGTGAGCAAGATCGAACTCTGTTAAATCTAAGAACCCTTGAGGTGTCACAGAAAGTTAAAGATAGAGCAGAAGTAATCAGGCTAAACGCACACGGCTGGTATGTAGAAAAAATAGCAGCCCACTTTGATTGGGATGAGCAAACAGTTAGAGACGTTTTGCACAAATGGAGAAAGTATGGTTTAGAGGGTCTTTGGGAATTACCAGGTCGAGTGGAAAGGCGTAAGGCTGATTACTGGCTACAAAGAAATAGCCGACTTCATGCAATGGTACATGGATGA